acatgcatgcacacacacacacacacgcactcacacatgcgcgcacacccACCCaaggcatacatacatatatgcacaagTGCATTGaaaaacatgcactcacattcACAAAAGTGTACACACACCATTGCACGCAATCCCAAagctcatgcacacatgcatgtgcatgcacacaaatggcCTACACATGACTTGtgcgctcatgcacacacgcatgcaatcAGAAACATTCCTTTAATTCAGTCTTCCCTGATTATCAGCAGATAGTCAAATAGCCTACTGTACATCTGTGCATGCCCATGCATCCCCTTGCATTTGTGTCTTTACCACACTGTCAGCTAACTGTTATGTGAGAATTGTGTTCTTCACCACAAGCTTTGGGTAAATGAGCACAAACCAAACAGGAAGCACATAGACCTATTTCTGCACATCGTTTAAAGACCATTTTATTATGTTTCCACACCCCATAACACtctcttcttattttttttttttttttttttttttttggctgattgCTTAAAGCGCATCGTTTTGGTTATTCTCAGTACACCTGGATGTACGAAACGAATAAGTCAGCTACATTAACGTGCGTTAACTGAATTTCTGCAGGCGTAATGCTTTTGGTTGCAACCCTAAGCAAGTCCGTAAATGCCGTCAGTGAATCATGCGTACAATCAGTGTACAATATGGGCCAGTACAAGCTGATGTCAGAGAAGGACTGAAAGTTTGCTAGACACACGAAGCAGGCGCGGCTATTAAGGACTATTTTCGGCCGCTTGCCGTTTTGGTTCTAAGCGTTGAATTTTAAAACTTGAAGAGGGCACTTTCTCCGCCAGCCGTAAAAACACGACAGTATGTTCCAGCACAAACCGCATATAGATATGTTAAGTTTCATACCACATACACCTTAGTACACCACACTCCTCTCCAGTTCCTACATCAGTTGCAACCCATAAAATTTCAGGCACAACAACCAAAAAAGGGGGAAAGCCGAGatctcattggctgtgtggtTGAGCACTTAAACGCTCTCTTTTCCTAGCCGTGCCGTTCCTTGCAAAGCACCAATTGCGAGCGACCTGCTCACACCTCTCAACTTCAGCACTCGTCACCGTGACAGCGACTAGCGCTTCGACAGAAAGGTAAGACACGGCACCCGAACTTTTAATCAGTAGCCTACTGCAGGATACAGAGATCCGTGCGCCGAAATACTGTAACAGGCAGTAATTTGTAAAAATCTGTGGTAGTCGGCCTACTGTGAATAGTGGAGTGCAGCCTACGCCTACAGTATAACTGACCAAGACCACCGAGCAGCCTATGTATTAGATTATGCTACATAACATCGATGCACCTTGTCGTGTTTGGTCGTGCgatttgaacatttttcacGGGTTGTCGTTTCTCCacaagcgttttttttttttttttttaaagggataattatttatttatttatatacaataGCATTTTATACCTACTTCAACAACTTAACGCTGACTGGACTGAGCTCCacgtgttcatttaaaaaaaaaacattcacttacTATATTCTGCAGGACGCTGTAGGAtacttttaataattatttagttttttgaaaattattgttTATCATATTGTACCATTTTGAAAGTTGTACAGTTGGGCCTGGGGGTCGATTCTCACCTTTGGCGCGGACACTGACGTTTTAATCGAAGGAAACAGCGGTTATTTGCAGCGGTTGAATGGAAAGTTAAGAGACACTACATTCGAAGATCAAAGAGCCGGCCGTGGCAGTGtcctagatttaaaaaataactgaaaaatacaattgaaatatttaacatttgatTCTGTCATAATTATTGGATTATATTATGATAGCCTTAATGGCttaaaggagaaagaaaacgAATCATTTTAACAGCATGGTATGTCACAGGGTGCTGATAGGCGAAATGTTTGAGTTCTTGTACTCTGCCATTTTTTAACTTGGAAaacaatacattattattatatagcctGTTATTATATAGTATTGCCATATATTTGGAATatattcacagtaaaatgaaaaagatgcaGCTCAGTAGCAAAgtaatcatgaataaaatacttAAAAGCAAATCGGGGTTTTAGTTTTGTGGTAAAAACAAACTGTCATATATGACAATGTGAGGTTTTTGAGATGGACTGTACGGACTGTTGTGGACCGATGTGTGAAGTGTAGGTGTTATAAAGATTCTCCCTCTCTAGTATGATCATTTGTGCCTCCATAATTTCAAATGATGATGCAAGATTTTAGGCAAAACAGTCAAAGGATGTTTTCTCTCCTACACGATGTTTCAGAAATGAGTGAGCAGACAAACAACACgcatcagaaaaaaatgcactacAGTGCCCGTGGGCAAATCAAACGTTCGTCACAAAGAAAGATAAGGCGATATCGCTACCAATgacaaaaactgtttaaaaagctTACCAACATTTGCACACATTAAAAAGTTAGGCACCAATAACTATTCCGTAGATGGGACATCCCTCTGCAATCccatcatatttttaaaaatcttaagcCTGATTAGCTTGATTAAATGTTATTATAATATCTACATTATTCTTGTCTCTGTTGATGACACCAGCTTCGAACATCTCCTGATTCTGATCCCAGGACCCACCACAGCTAGCTCCAGCCTCAGAGAGTTACGATGTAATTATAGACTGCAGAAAAGGCGTGAAAGCACAAAGGACACCTCTACTTCCTACAAACTGTACTTCGCACGATGCGAGTGCTATAGAGAGCATCACTGTGGACattcttcccccctcccccctttactGAAACCGTGGCCCGGTGTAATTCTAACGGTTAACTGAGGTTTTCATACacgcctccgccccccccccccccaatttcacTGAAACCATGGCCTGGTGTAATTGTAACGGTTGACTAAGGTTCTCATACATGcctccccccaccacaaccacccccccaccccccacccccaccccccacccctttctttTTCGTATGCTCACAGTGTCCAGTGCGCAATGTGTGCCCAGCGGAGCAACAAGGCCCAGCATGGACGTCGGGCCTTGTGCCTGCCCCCCTCCTCGGTGGGGAGCAGCGTTGGGGGGGACGCGCTGGctccggcgggggcgggggcgggcgcggGTGCGGGGGCGGGCGCGGGGGGCGTGCTGGCCTTGCCCGGCCCCTCCCTGCTGACCCGCCACCTGCTGGGCCTGCGCGGGTGCAAGCGTCACCTGTCCCCCGGGAAGCGGCGGAAGCGGGAGATGACCCCCGCCGAGAAGAAGGACGCCTCCTACTGGGACAAGCGGCGCAAGAACAACGAGGCGGCCAAGCGCTCGCGGGAGAAGCGGCGCCTGCAGGACCTGGTGATGGAGGGCCAGCTGCTGGCGCTGAGCGAGGAGAACGCGCAGCTCCGGGCCGAGGTGCTGTCCCTGCAGTGCCACGTCGGGCTGGGCTGGGGCCCCCTGCCCCTCCAGGacgcccgccccccgcccgccccctcgcGCTACCTGGCTGCCCCCGGCTCCTTTCAGCCCGGCCTCCTGGGCCTGAGGGCCAACTCCGCCGCCCTCCTGCAGGAGCCGTGGGGCCTGGAGGAGCTCCTGCACGGGGCCCGGGTCTCGCCGCCGCCCGACGTTTCGGAGCCCGGTCGGGCCTCCCCGGGGCCCCCGAACGGCCTCCTTCAGAGGAAGGACCGCCCGCCGAAACGCCGTCCGGGGGTGCCCGCCGCGCCCGACTCCACCCCGGTCGCCAAGCCGGACAGACCGCCGGGGgcggcagggggcggggcagccgaATCGGAGAACGCCGCGCCCCTGGTGTCCTCCAGCAGAGATCTCCCGGGAGAACGGGACGTCCCGTCCACCTCCAAGCGGTaccacctccctcctccttctcctcctcacctccaacccccctccctctgtttccccGCCCCCCGGCTCCCCCCGCCCAGTTGGCTGTTGCCCGGCTGGGGCCACTCGGCGGTGCATGGCAACCTGATTCTGCCCTGGGGCGCTCCCTGCCTGCACCCAAGCCCCCTTTACCCGAACCTGCCCCCGGAGATGCTCGAGAAGCACCGGAACTACAAGAGCACCATCGGCGCGTGGTCCGCAGAGGTGGCGCACCTGAGGAGGTACTTCAGTTCGGATAGCTCCCTGACAGCACACACCTAAACCAGGCCCGGGGCAGGCGCATCGGCCGAAAAACTGTCACCGTCAGCCCGTGCGTGGGTTCGTTCAACCTGAACACTCGGCCCGATTCAATCTCGAGGCTCGTTTGGGAGCGCCTCGGTTCTCGCCTGTTACTCGCCCTGTGCTTGCGGTGCTTTGCTGAAAACCCCCCTTTTCCGGAGAACACAGCTTACAAAATGGACGCTCGCCATTGCGCCTTGGTTGTGCTCCCATTCACTGCTGTTGACTCAGCTGCAATGATGGGATTTTCGAAAAGTGCTGGGTCATACAGGCACTGTCCTAGTTTAGTATTGCTCTATGCTCAGTGCCGTTGCTGTAGGAAAATGCTTTATACAAAAATTGTTATGCATCAAGGTGTTTCGActcttttgatattttattgacTGTTATGCTTTTCATAACATCAAAATTTTGTGAGGGGATTTCTTGTCTTGTCGCATAATTTCATTAATATCAATTTTGAGGTAGATATCGTTCAGAAATGCAGCTTCATTTTGGATACCCTGTGAATATGCTGTGGTATGTAAATACTGAAGATGTATTTTACCAGTTTGGATTTTATTCTATTAATAAAAGGCTTCAATATTCACACATGagtcttttttccccaaaactgtTCACACTGATGACCTGAATTATTTGGTTTCATCATTCATCAGCTATGATGCAAAAATTGGCAATGAACAAGAGTATGTGTCACACAattatatgtgtatttatatgttgtataaattacatttacaaagcAAGCTGACAGCAGTGGAATAATTAGGTTTTGGAATATTAAACCTATTACTGCTGTACagctattttattaaatttaatttctatttatttatctacaaTTGAGGTCACCCTTGAATATTAGAATGTGTTTTCAAATTATGAAGAATAAAATCTAAACGCAATGAGAAGCAAGATTTTGGACTTGCATATGAATATCCTAATCCCAGTTCTTTAAATTCTGTATAATCACAACCATTGCCTTTACATTTCCAACTTTACTGgtgcaaatgtttttcattaaggAAAGTAAACCATTTGCTCTTTATTTATCTGATTTTATATGGAAAAGCAGCAAGAGGAGGTAGATTTGCAGGGAAGCTATTTTAAATCAAAGatcagtcaaataaaaatagtaataatataatttcatatcgGTGGAGTTGTGTATCTTTAATGCACTaggctttctttttcttgtccCTAAGTTACGAGTACTGGTACGCAAATACAGTAATGACGATTAACAATCTGAACAAATATTACTTAATTTAATGTGGAACCATTTAATGATATTACCTTAAAATGGCAATCATCAATAGTTACAAAATACTGCATATTTAATAGTGTGGTACTTGCATTTTATAATTCTGTGATAAATGGTAGCATATGACCACGCCACATGAATACTTTTTATGTAAGAAAAATAGCGGTGCAGTTTTCTAGTTTTAGCGCAgacttttaaataatttccttCCCATACGCCTTTGTATAGTACACATTTGTCTTAATGTGTATCCAAGTCCATGAACTGTTGTTCGATGAATAATACATTGATTTATTAAGTCAATTCGTCTGTGTCATGGTATGGagtatttattataatttcaaTCGTTATATATCTGTCATATCCATGCCTTGtgaaaactgacattttcacattcattttctggCTGAAATGTACGCGCATGCATATGATAGGCAAGCCTAGGATATCTGTTTATCGATTATTTTCATCAACTCGTaggcattaaaaataagataaagTTTTCCAACTCTTCCTTTTCCAAGTAGTTTATACtaaatatttcatcatttaaCCTCCGTGGTAGACTACTAATACGATCCATGTCGTCAATACTTTCTTCATAAAACTGCTGGCAACTATATTCGGACATAAACGTGAGTCCATATAAATATTgcatacaattaaataaatacaaaataattacaaaacaggtaatatttatttctaaaaattaAAGATGTTAAACCCACGCGCTGAAAGAATGGTGTTCTCGTTTGTACTGGAATTAAAGGTTACCGTAAAGGTTCTGAAAAAtaggaaacattttattttttccttcgtTAAAAAGAAGTACACTTcgtcaaattaaattttacaaaataatatgaattcCGCAACTCAAATTCGCGCAGCAGCAACATTTATcgaaattattttctttcttttttttttttggtgagtgTTTTTCCAAAGTACAAATAGGCTCTGCGTTATTTTTGCGAAAGACTCCTCCACCACAACCGTTGAACTTGTGGCACACCGGAGTTTTTTGGAACGCATGGCGGTTAGGACATCGCTCTGCATGGCACCACAGGGGTTGAAGTACCGAAACCTGGTGCTCATGTTATTTGGCGTGTGGTATTCCCCTTTAAACGCCTGCGCGTAGATTCCCCCTATTACTTCGAATTTTAACGTGAAACGTCGTGCAAACGCCGCAAGCATACGTCGTGATGGAAGTGAACCTTGCCGTCGCAGCTCAGTTCAGGACGTGGTTGTAGCCTTGCAGAAAATTTGTGCTTAAAGCATATCGATAGATCAATATTTTCTTCGAATAGATACGCATCagtaagataaaataaaaataacatccGGTcgactataaaaataaaatctgcactCATCCGAGTTTAAGGCAATGTGATGTCGCGGGCAATTCACTAACTAAAATAACAACCTGGATCATTTGAACGCACTCTTTCATCACTCTGCTTTCTCTCGATGCCTGTGGGTTGATTACTTCCTTTAAGAGACGTGTTTTCTCTGCCACAGTCTGATCGTCAGTCGGTCATTTTTCAGTGGAGTTCAATGAATGTGGCGTGCGCAACTCTGTGCGGCACTCTGTGGCATTTTGACTGTGTGgacaggagtgtgtgtataaaaaaagtGAGTGTTTCTGTAATCTTGCTTGTATGTCTCTGTGGTTCACCAAACAGGTGCCCTAGTTAGGACCCTGCTCAATGTGAACTGCAGATAGAGTTAGTCACCCATCCCTTGGCCTctctgtatgcacacacacaccttcatatCTTCAGACCCAGTAGACCATGTGTCTTTTCTGTCACTCTATCTGAGGGTAAATCACAACAGAGGATATATTCAGCACACCAACCATCAAAAATACactattcaaatttttttttttggggggagggggggagggggtgttggtTAAGGCAATAGGGCTAAACCCCTATTGTTTTCCTAtggttttattttcctccaTACATCTGCTCAGTTTCCCATGAGATCACTGAGATCACGGATTGTACGGTCTTGCTACCTGGCACACTCATCGCCATATTACTCATTCATCCGTTGTTTAACCACTGGAGTCCCACTGAGATGGAGATCTCTTTTTCGGTGGAGCCCAGGCTAAGAGGCGATTCGTGACTTCTTTATTCCAGTTTGTTTACAGGGAACTTTGAGCCCTCAAGAGCCGGAGATTTTCATATCTATatacaggacggagtgtagcacagtgggtaaggaactgggcttgtgaccaaaaggtcgcaggttcgattcccgggtaaggacactgccgttgtacccttgagcaaggtacttaaccgaaattgctccagtatatatccagctgtatgaaatggatacaatgtaaaatgctatgtaagtcgctctggataagagcgtctgctaaatgcctgtaatgtaatgtaatatcttaATACCCGCCTGCTTAGActattaaataataaagactTAGCCACTGGTAAAAACTAGcctctggtttaaaaaaatgctgtggTTTGTGAGTAGCTACACCGCTGCAAAGAGAAGAGTCCATGCATGATCGtcggggagacagagagacaaaccCCTCCCAAAATATTCATATGAATTCATTGCTAGGCTATGCAAGACTACGTGGtccagcattgtgtgtgtgtgtgtgtgtgcgtgtgtgtcccaAACAGTTTATATGTTAAAGAGTCTCTTGACTTTAGCCCCACGTCTGAATCTTGAATCTGCGGATATGAAAATGTTCCGTGACACCCGTCCCATGTGCTGGCAGCTAAAATCAGGCGATAAAACGGAAAATTCAAAACTGCCTGGGATCCAGCAGTTCGGGATGAAGGCTAGGCTCGCGTTCGCAAACGTCAGCCGACAAGAAGTCGGCGACAGACACAGCGACGCAGAAAGCGTCTCCTGCCGACGCGGCCCCGCTGTTTCACAGGACATTTTCGGATCGGTGACTAATTGCGActagcagaagaaaaaaaaaaaacaaagcactttGACACGTTGGGTGATGAAAAAGAGGAAGTCGTTCAGAGCCGAGCGTGAGAGGGACGCGCTCGTGCGGCACGCAGGCCCGTCCTCTGGTTAGGTCGAAGTGACGAGGGGACAGCCAGACGCCGAGCCAGCGCGCAGACCGCACGTTCACACCTCCAATATTcatgtaaagaaagaaaaattgcaGTAAACaagagggtggtgggggtggggttgggggcggaGTGGTGGTTgcgggtggtggggagggggggggggacgtgagaggggagggggcggggattTGTGGGCCCCCCCGGTACATCTCCAGTGCATCAGTGCATCCTGTACTGCTAGCAGCGCCAGTGCCGTATGCGAACGCCGCACACTGTAGGGCACAGGTGACAAAGGAGTCGTGGCAAGGATAAAGAATACGGGAGATTGCAagggtggagggtgggaggggggggggggtgggggtgggggtggagggctTAGATGGTCAAGAGGGGTGGGGCTCCCGTCAGACCAAAGGAACGGGAATCACTTcaaaggtgggggggagggggggggagaaccaaacacagaaaaacaaatattttttaaaaacgtgctgtaatgttaatgttgattctgattaggcaaatgtgattacAGTGCTAGtattgtacttggcaggattgttttgtttatttgctgaacaggttaccctacagggttggagtcttgatctatgtggtcacttctggaactacgatctttacttcactctggtgtgtttttctgcacctctgcagcttgaactgatgcacttgttgtacgtcgctctggataagagcgtctgctaaatgcctgtaatgtaatgtaatgtaacagtacagtacaggtTTTTTGGAATCCTAATCCGTGAGATTTTGAAAATTGTTGAGATCCCACTTGGGACTACTGACGAATGTGTGGCAGTTGGATGGACAAACTGCCAaattggggaaggggggtgggggggggatgcttgGAGTTTCAGTCCACACAATTAATTCTGAAATACAATATTGCATTTATGAAAATGGCCTATCCGCGCTTAACTAAAAGATTTGGAGGGGGGCCCTTTCTGGTTCTGTGACCTCAGACACTGCATTAGCTGTGCTTTGGTGAGACTGAAAAAGAGAACCCACTAAGTTTTTTGGTTTTACAGAGTGCATCCCACATTGCTTATCCACAGCAACATACATGAGCGCATACATAGGGGTATAGGCAATGAACAGAGGTGAGGCTAAGTTAGCATGGTCACACCCGGTAGTAATTGTCAATGCATAATCATGCAGCATAAAGCTAGATGTCATAGTAGGTGCACAAATAAAATTCTGCAGAATTCagaaaattcagtgtttttaaaaagcaaatggatTGGGggataaagttttatttttattataagtATGTCTACTTTAGCATGAGGTGAACCAGGGAAGATGGGCAGTGACTATGCTGTCCTGAATGGAGAGGGAAGCTTATATTGACAGGGCCCCAAACGGTCTCATGCTAGGGCTATGCCAACCAATCACAGTTTGGGTCTCAGactccagaacattccagaaatgCTGGGAGACTTTCTCAGCCTGGACACTTGTCCAGCCTCCTGGATGTTCCTTGAATGCTGTCTTTAGCCCTTTGAAGGGGCGgctttttcaaatgtttgtgtcttgttttttttttttttcaaaattctaagtcagtgttctagaactccattgctccATTGCACTACCactagcgattgttacatcagcattagaaggttaatttaagaacattctgatcacatatttgtgacctcacatctCAAAGGATTGAGTCACAAGGGATGTTGCAGGAACGGGCTTGTGACACGCCTGGAACACTTCTCTTCTGAACTTGAAcgaaaaattttaaaacaatagaCTGTTCTAAGGCTTGGCTGGGGAACGTTTGTGTGAAGATTATCTCGCTACCAAATGAGAACCTAGCTAGAATGTTCTCCAACATTCTGGAAAAAACAACTGTGTTAGTTGGGATGCCCATGTATAAATGCGGACCTCAGGATTTGTGTCAATACGAGGCACTTAAAACACCCAGTGTATTAAAACCTACCTGCCCGCCTCGGTGCTTGTGTTTTCCACATGTTATGATATTATTAATAAACAGTGGGGGAAAACTATGAAACTTTCCAACGCAGCCATATACcgtcatgtgttttttttttttaattagtcaaACCGAGAGGAATATGGAAAATATGAGCCGGATTGCTCTTCTCACTGTGTTGGCACCACAGCTGTATCTATGGGATGTTGGCTGTGGCACTGCAGACGcagtaatacaaaaaaaactctATGGCCTATCACAGAGAGAAGCCTACTCATTTAGTTGACCTTTGTTTCAACCCGGGAGCTCACTTAAATGTCTTTTACAGTGGTGAGTAATCACCACGCTATCTTTCTGCCGTAAAAATTAATCCACAGGATTTCCAACGCTTGCTCTGATTCTAGTGTGCAGCCTACGGTTTGTCTGTCGGCTGGTCATACACTGTCGGCATTGTGATGTTTTAAtcggccaccagggggagcacTGTCCCTGAGAGTGAAGGACGTCCAGGAAAAGAGGTGGTTTTAGTTATGACTCACTTTTTCCCCCATGTGACCTGCTGCTGTGAAAAACTACTCCAGGGCCtctgtttcaggaagcaggattactgagttagctggatagccGCACTGCGTAAAAAACCTggatctggaacatggactgaagtaaaaaaaattagcagTTCCAGGTTTTATCAAGTGCGGTTATATTTTTACTTAAGAAAATTGGGTTAAATGCCCAGGTACAActggatttaaataaatagtgtaatatgacagtgccccctgctgtgAATTAAGCCCACTGTAGTTACATTTAGTCGCCTACCTTTGGTTCACTAGCCATTATACCGCACTGTCATTCCCTGCGTcccttctgtaaaaaaaatatcatgatGCCGTTTTCATGcgcatttttctgtttctcacatactgaagaaataaataatgaggctgtgaaATCAGAATAAATCTAAACAGAGAGTGCCGGCCGTGTGAATGTGAACTGTTTGATACATCGCAAGGAAGCAAGAACACACCGGTGATCTCAGCGATGGCGAATGAAATGGCGGACCATGGAAGAGCACTGTAGCGGATGATCGAGGGATACTTTTGTGGagaaaaacaccttttcaaCTGTCGAAGAGATCAACAGCCCCCCTCtgctcattcggctgctcctcctgcatgcaagcttgcTGCACGTTGCGTTGGAAAATCCCCATCCACCACCTCaactccatccctatgtgttaagaacttgctttgctgctggatctgttctgtgagcACCCCTCTAGGGGgtgtttggctgctggcctcccggccttatccacgcgggctgcgtggttggcgggagagctcccagaacagagccataccgccaaataTAACTGTAtttttgcctttattgtcagtaaagatcttactttgatgacagtggtcctgactgaaAACCCTTTCTACTGTATAATAGATCGAGAACGCTCTCTAGCATGTAGGCATGAGTGTGTCAAGGacacaccagcataacctcagagggttcaccgcaAGACGCAAACCACCGGCAAGAAGTgaatggccaggttagagtttgctaaaaaaaaaaagtactttaaaaagaactgttctggaacaaagtcttatggacgaATGAGACAAGTGTTGTGTCCAGTGCCAAAGTAATTGAATGAGGAAggtgtgtgtagtatgtactTATGTATTGTGGTTGCAGATGGTGTTCCCATTGCAGCATTATGAATATTATGATTTCTAATTAGAATGTCAACGTCACCTTTTTAATTGTTCAGCTGACGTTCATTCTCTTTTGGATTATGGCCCTATTATGGACCTGCCCACATCCTGGTCTATATATAGCTCCACCCAAGTCACATGTCCTGGTTGGTGTACCTGACAAAGACCTTTGAGGTCGAAACGCTGTACCATTAAATCACTTTGGGAGCAGAAAAAACAGTGTGCGGATATACTCTCTCTTCTATactaactttttttaaaaaaatcctgcacCTGTTGGAATATTTTGGATGTGCGTGCATTCCCCCGGACTGCAAAGGAAGTAAATGCTCGTGACCCAAACCACCGCCTCCCCTCATCTGTAAAGCACGGCCGAGgtaagtgtcatggcttgggcacGCATGGCTGCCACGGTAACTGGCTCACCTGTTTTCGTTGataatgtgactgctgacagcagaaGTGACATCTTACttatctgataaaaaaaacacactgttacaTGCCAAAACAtactgttatactgttatacATAGCCACAGTTTTCCAGGTGTGCAGGTTTCTTGAAAGGCCAAGTCGATCACccatcctgaatccaactgaaaaataatttcacttgctgaagacaggactgaaggcaaaacgtCCCAggaacaaacaggaactgaggatggctgcagcacaggcctggcagagcatcaccatgGAAGACCATTGTTACAgccatttaacagatgctcttactcagagtgacttacacaactttttacagtttacattcgcatccatttatacagctggatatatactgaagcaatgcaggttaaagtaccttgctcaagggtacaacggcagtgtcctgtaacctgtgacctttcgggttacaagcccagttccttacccacaaTGATACACTGCCGCCGTAGAGACCCAGCATCttgtgatgtctatgggtcgcagGCCTCAGCCCAGTCATCGAATGCAAAGCATCtggcaaccaagtactaaacatggctgctttatttcagatcatattcatttacatttataaagaaAGGGCTGCAGGTCCTACATGGATCATCCAAAATGAACGTGAATCCCCTCAAGTTTAAACTAGCACTCTGCAATTTAACTTTGCATTCATTGATCTATTTCAGTCCAATCTGCACATGTACAgcacaaagcaataaaaactgTCCCAATACTTGTGTGCTGCAGTATTACTTCATAGCCAGTCATATGGAAGAGGCCTTCCTGTATTCATTTGGTTTATATATTTAGttagtttttgtatttattaagaTCTGTGCAGTCATCTGttgcaaaaaaagaagctttaCTGCTTTTATTAACCTTGAAAAAGCATTATGCAATACTTCCCTGAGTTAATGTCACTAATCTTGTGCTTGTCCTGAGCTT
This is a stretch of genomic DNA from Anguilla rostrata isolate EN2019 chromosome 4, ASM1855537v3, whole genome shotgun sequence. It encodes these proteins:
- the si:dkey-172o19.2 gene encoding transcription factor atf-2, which produces MCAQRSNKAQHGRRALCLPPSSVGSSVGGDALAPAGAGAGAGAGAGAGGVLALPGPSLLTRHLLGLRGCKRHLSPGKRRKREMTPAEKKDASYWDKRRKNNEAAKRSREKRRLQDLVMEGQLLALSEENAQLRAEVLSLQCHVGLGWGPLPLQDARPPPAPSRYLAAPGSFQPGLLGLRANSAALLQEPWGLEELLHGARVSPPPDVSEPGRASPGPPNGLLQRKDRPPKRRPGVPAAPDSTPVAKPDRPPGAAGGGAAESENAAPLVSSSRDLPGERDVPSTSKRYHLPPPSPPHLQPPSLCFPAPRLPPPSWLLPGWGHSAVHGNLILPWGAPCLHPSPLYPNLPPEMLEKHRNYKSTIGAWSAEVAHLRRYFSSDSSLTAHT